One Prunus dulcis chromosome 7, ALMONDv2, whole genome shotgun sequence DNA segment encodes these proteins:
- the LOC117633481 gene encoding 60S ribosomal protein L38-like yields the protein MPKQIHEIKDFLLTARRKDARSVKIKRSKDAVKFKVRCSKYLYTLCVFDTEKADKLKQSLPPGLSVQDL from the exons aTG CCGAAGCAAATCCATGAGATTAAGGATTTCCTTCTAACTGCAAGAAGGAAGGATGCACGCTCTGTCAAAATCAAGAGGAGCAAAGATGCAGTCAAGTTTAAGGTTCGATGCTCCAAGTACCTTTACACACTTTGTGTGTTTGATACCGAGAAGGCCGACAAGTTGAAGCAATCCCTTCCTCCAG GTTTGAGCGTGCAGGACCTGTGA
- the LOC117635240 gene encoding zinc finger MYM-type protein 1-like — protein sequence MERFFKRKSSLGSSDSVGSSRTSSSRQSELDEVLANLQADPGLGIRMIEYDTNIRDEVRRAYLQKGPCQPRGHSFPQSNISGLNRRFIPQWFDEFDWLEYSVSKDAAFCLYCYLFKSNFEQVGSEAFTGVGFKNWKKGRERMKVHVGPVGSVHNKAREAATNLMNQNTHIETAVSKHSEQARMAYRRCLIASIKCTKFLLRQGLSFRGNDESATSSNKANYLELLQFLADNDEKVKEVVLENAPGNLKLVAPKIQKDIVNACAGETLDVIMSDLKDRFFSILVDEARDIFVKEQMAMVLRYVDDKGHVIERFVGVQHVTDTTSSSLKDAIDIFFSSNGLSFSKLRGQGYDGASNMRGELKGLKTKILREQPCAYYVHCFAHQLQLALVAVAKKNIDIASFFTTTNSVVNHVGASYKRRDALRAQLQEELVIAFENDCLITG from the coding sequence ATGGAAAGattttttaagagaaagtCATCATTGGGTAGTTCGGATAGTGTGGGTAGTTCAAGAACTTCAAGTTCAAGACAAAGTGAGTTAGATGAGGTTTTGGCTAATCTTCAGGCAGACCCGGGACTAGGAATTCGTATGATTGAGTATGATACTAATATTAGAGATGAGGTTCGAAGAGCATATCTACAAAAAGGACCTTGTCAACCTAGAGGTCATTCTTTCCCACAAAGTAATATCTCAGGACTTAATCGACGCTTCATTCCCCAATGGTTTGATGAATTTGATTGGTTGGAGTATAGTGTATCTAAAGATGCTGCATTTTGTCTTTATTGCTATCTCTTTAAATCCAATTTTGAACAAGTGGGTAGTGAAGCCTTCACTGGAGTAGGGTTTAAGAATTggaagaaagggagagaaagaATGAAGGTGCATGTTGGACCGGTTGGTAGTGTTCATAATAAAGCTAGAGAAGCCGCTACAAATTTGATGAATCAAAATACACATATTGAGACGGCTGTGAGCAAACACTCTGAACAAGCTCGTATGGCATATCGAAGATGCTTAATTGCATCAATCAAGTGCACTAAGTTTCTATTGAGACAAGGTCTTTCTTTTCGTGGAAATGATGAAAGTGCCACTTCAAGCAATAAGGCAAATTACTTGGAGCTATTGCAATTCCTTGCAGACAATGATGAGAAAGTTAAAGAAGTTGTGTTGGAAAATGCTCCGGGGAATCTCAAGTTAGTAGCTCCAAAGATTCAAAAAGATATTGTCAATGCATGTGCCGGGGAAACACTTGATGTCATCATGAGTGATTTAAAAGATAGATTCTTTTCTATATTGGTGGATGAAGCACGTGATATTTTTGTGAAAGAGCAAATGGCTATGGTGTTGCGTTATGTGGATGACAAAGGGCATgtaattgaaaggtttgtgggggTTCAACATGTTACCGACACCACTTCAAGTTCACTAAAGGATGCCATTGacatattcttttcttccaatGGTTTGAGCTTTTCCAAGTTACGAGGACAAGGTTATGATGGAGCTAGCAATATGAGAGGTGAGTTGAAAGGCCttaaaacaaagattttgagagaacaaCCTTGTGCATACTATGTTCATTGCTttgctcatcaacttcaactagCACTTGTTGCCGTAGCAAAGAAGAATATTGATATTGCCTCTTTCTTCACAACCACTAATAGTGTGGTTAACCATGTTGGAGCATCGTATAAGCGGCGTGATGCACTTAGAGCACAACTCCAAGAAGAACTTGTGATAGCTTTTGAAAATGATTGTCTTATAACGGGGTGA
- the LOC117635241 gene encoding zinc finger MYM-type protein 1-like, with amino-acid sequence MERFFKRKSSLGSSDSVGSSRTSSSRQSELDEVLANLQADSGLRIRMIEYDTNIRDEVRRAYLQKGPCQPRGHSFPQSNISGINRRFIPQWFDEFDWLEYSVSKDAAFCLYCYLFKSNFEQVGSEAFTRAGFKNWKKGRERMKVHVGPVGSVHNKAREAATNLMNQNTHIETAVSKHSEQARMAYRRCLIASIKCTKFLLRQGLSFRGNDESATSSNKANYLELLQFLADNDEKVKEVVLENAPGNLKLVAPKIQKDIVNACAGETLDVIMSDLKDRFFSILVDEARDIFVKEQMAMVLRYVDDKGHVIERFVGVQHVTDTTSSSLKDAIDIFFSSNGLSFSKLRGQGYDGASNMRGELKGFKTKILREQPCAYYVHCFAHQLQLALVAVAKKNIDIASFFTTTNSVVNHVGASCKRRDALRAQLQEELVIAFENDCLITGRGLHQETSLKCAGDTRWSSHYGTIISIISMFSSVIHVLQMIIDDNPNDSAGEANKIQREMLTFQFVFHLFLMKAILGLTNDVSQALQKKDQEIVNAMALVKSCKEKLHWMRNNGFDALVEEVSSFCDKHHIDVPTMDEAFVLPGRSRRNAPIKTNRHHYRVELFIYVIDEQLTELDDRFNEVNTELLICLACLSPNDSFVAFDKQKLLRLAQFYPQDFSDGDLLALDDQLELYIHYVSSSSDFSDFQGIGDLAKKMVETRMHQTFNYVYLLITLALVLPVATTSVERAFSVMNIIKGPLQNKMGDQWLSDSLLVYVEKDVFDCIENEAIMLRFQNMKPCRGQL; translated from the coding sequence ATGGAAAGattttttaagagaaagtCATCATTGGGTAGTTCGGATAGTGTGGGTAGTTCAAGAACTTCAAGTTCAAGACAAAGTGAGTTAGATGAGGTTTTGGCTAATCTTCAGGCAGACTCGGGACTAAGAATTCGTATGATTGAGTATGATACTAATATTAGAGATGAGGTTCGAAGAGCATATCTACAAAAAGGACCTTGTCAACCTAGAGGTCATTCTTTCCCACAAAGTAATATCTCAGGAATTAATCGACGCTTCATTCCCCAATGGTTTGATGAATTTGATTGGTTGGAGTATAGTGTATCTAAAGATGCTGCATTTTGTCTTTATTGCTATCTCTTTAAATCCAATTTTGAACAAGTGGGTAGTGAAGCCTTCACTAGAGCAGGGTTTAAGAATTggaagaaagggagagaaagaATGAAGGTGCATGTTGGACCGGTTGGTAGTGTTCATAATAAAGCTAGAGAAGCCGCTACAAATTTGATGAATCAAAATACACATATTGAGACGGCTGTGAGCAAACACTCTGAACAAGCTCGTATGGCATATCGAAGATGCTTAATTGCATCAATCAAGTGCACTAAGTTTCTATTGAGACAAGGTCTTTCTTTTCGTGGAAATGATGAAAGTGCCACTTCAAGCAATAAGGCAAATTACTTGGAGCTATTGCAATTCCTTGCAGACAATGATGAGAAAGTTAAAGAAGTTGTGTTGGAAAATGCTCCGGGGAATCTCAAGTTAGTAGCTCCAAAGATTCAAAAAGATATTGTCAATGCATGTGCCGGGGAAACACTTGATGTCATCATGAGTGATTTAAAAGATAGATTCTTTTCTATATTGGTGGATGAAGCACGTGATATTTTTGTGAAAGAGCAAATGGCTATGGTGTTGCGTTATGTGGATGACAAAGGGCATgtaattgaaaggtttgtgggggTTCAACATGTTACCGACACCACTTCAAGTTCACTAAAGGATGCCATTGacatattcttttcttccaatGGTTTGAGCTTTTCCAAGTTACGAGGACAAGGTTATGATGGAGCTAGCAATATGAGAGGTGAGTTGAAAGGCtttaaaacaaagattttgagagaacaaCCTTGTGCATACTATGTTCATTGCTttgctcatcaacttcaactagCACTTGTTGCCGTAGCAAAGAAGAATATTGATATTGCCTCTTTCTTCACAACCACTAATAGTGTGGTTAACCATGTTGGAGCATCGTGTAAGCGGCGTGATGCACTTAGAGCACAACTTCAAGAAGAACTTGTGATAGCTTTTGAAAATGATTGTCTTATAACGGGGCGAGGTTTGCATCAAGAAACAAGTCTCAAATGTGCCGGTGACACACGATGGAGCTCACATTACGGTACCATTATTAGCatcatttctatgttttcATCTGTGATTCATGTGCTTCAAATGATTATTGATGATAATCCCAATGATAGTGCCGGTGAAGCAAATAAGATTCAAAGGGAAATGCTTACTTTTCAGTTTGTGTTTCACCTATTCTTAATGAAGGCTATATTGGGACTCACAAATGATGTGTCACAAgcattgcaaaagaaagatcaagaaaTTGTGAATGCAATGGCTTTGGTGAAATCATGCAAGGAAAAGCTACATTGGATGAGGAATAATGGGTTTGATGCATTGGTTGAAGAGGTGTCTTCATTTTGTGACAAACATCATATTGATGTTCCTACCATGGATGAGGCCTTCGTACTTCCAGGGAGGTCAAGGCGTAATGCTCCAATAAAGACAAATCGTCATCATTATCGTGTGGAGCTCTTTATTTATGTCATTGACGAGCAACTTACGGAGTTAGATGATCGTTTTAATGAGGTAAATACTGAGTTGCTTATTTGTTTGGCATGTTTGAGTCCAAATGATTCATTTGTAGCTTTTGATAAACAAAAGTTACTTCGTCTTGCTCAATTTTATCCTCAAGACTTTTCGGATGGGGATCTTTTGGCACTTGATGATCAACTTGAGCTTTATATTCATTATGTGAGTTCGAGTAGTGATTTCTCTGACTTTCAAGGGATTGGTGATCTTGcaaaaaaaatggtggagaCAAGGATGCATCAAACATTCAATTATGTGTATTTGCTTATTACATTGGCTCTAGTTTTACCGGTTGCTACTACTTCAGTCGAGAGGGCATTCTCCGTCATGAATATTATCAAAGGTCCACTTCAGAACAAAATGGGAGATCAATGGTTGAGTGATAGCTTGCTTGTTTATGTTGAGAAGGATGTTTTTGATTGTATTGAAAATGAAGCTATAATGCTAcgttttcaaaatatgaaacctTGTCGTGGccaattgtaa
- the LOC117635242 gene encoding protein Ycf2-like: MYRTFQRDSAFSTLSKWNIFQTYMPWFLTSTGYKYLNFIFLDTFSDLLPILSSSQKFVSIFHDIMHGSDISWRILQKKLCLPQWNLISDISSKCLHNLLPSEEMIHRNNESSLISTHLRSPNVREFLYSILFLLLVAGYLVRTHLLFVSRAYSELQTEFERVKSLMIPSYMIELRKLLDRYPTSELNSFWLKNLFLVAREQLGDSLEEIRGSASVGNMLWGGGPAYGVKSIRSKKKYLNINLIDIISIIPNPINRIAFSRNTRHLSHTSKEIYSLIRKRKNVNGDWIDDKIESWVSNSDSIDDKEREFLVQFSTLTTEKN, encoded by the coding sequence ATGTATAGAACCTTTCAACGAGATAGTGCTTTTTCAACTCTCTCAAAATGGAATATATTCCAAACATATATGCCATGGTTCCTTACTTCGACAGGATACAAATAtctaaattttatatttttagataCTTTTTCAGACCTATTGCCGATACTAAGTAGCAGCCAAAAATTTGTATCCATTTTTCATGATATTATGCATGGATCAGATATATCATGGCGAATTCTTCAGAAAAAATTGTGTCTTCCACAATGGAATCTGATAAGTGATATTTCGAGTAAGTGTTTACATAATCTTCTTCCGTCCGAAGAAATGATTCATCGAAATAATGAGTCATCATTGATATCGACACATCTGAGATCGCCAAATGTTCGGGAGTTCCTCTATTCAatccttttccttcttcttgttgCTGGATATCTCGTTCGTACACatcttctctttgtttctcGAGCCTATAGTGAGTTACAGACAGAGTTCGAAAGGGTCAAATCTTTGATGATTCCATCATACATGATTGAGTTGCGAAAACTTCTGGATAGGTATCCTACATCTGAACTGAATTCTTTCTGGTTAAAGAATCTCTTTCTAGTTGCTCGGGAACAATTAGGAGATTCTCTAGAAGAAATACGGGGTTCTGCTTCTGTCGGCAACATGCTATGGGGTGGTGGTCCCGCTTATGGGGTCAAATCAATACGTTCTaagaagaaatatttgaatatCAATCTCATCGATATCATAAGTATCATACCAAATCCCATCAATCGAATCGCTTTTTCGAGAAATACGAGACATCTAAGTCATACAAGTAAAGAGATCTATTCAttgataagaaaaagaaaaaacgtGAACGGTGATTGGATTGATGATAAAATAGAATCCTGGGTCTCGAACAGTGATTCGATTGATGATAAAGAAAGAGAATTCTTGGTTCAGTTCTCCACCTTAACGACAGAAAAAAATTGA